TCCGGTGTTAAAGTCTCCGGTGAAGATCCCAAGCCCAAGTTGGCGGGCCTGAAAGCGGGTATCAGTATTTATGAGCAGATATCCCTTGAAGCCAATTATTTGCAAGGCACCAGTACCGGTGATGTGGCTGGTTTAGAGTTTGATGTTGAAGACAGCAAAGGCTTATACCTGCTGTTTAAATCCGGCAACGATACTTCGTTTGGTGTCGATATTACTCTGGGCTATGCCAGTACCAAACTTACCGTCACCGGCGAAGAAAGCAGTTTTAACAGCAGTGAAGAGTATAACGGCTTTTCCTGGGGCATTTCATTTTATGACTCCTTTCCCAGCTTTGAAAATCTGCAAATGAAGATCGGTTATAAGTCCCTTTATGACGATGAAAATATCAAAATCGACGGTTTTACCCTGGGTTTTAACTATTACTTTTAAGTCATGTACTTCTAAGTAACCTACTTCCAAACAAGTTTAATAAGGTATTTTTTAATGAATTCAGGAAAAAACAGCGCCTGGCCAAAGGCAAAAAAACTTGCCTTGATTTTGCCCGGTCTGTTGCTGGCGGGCTGTAACTCAGGCAGCAGCGAATCAGAAGAGCTGGCAAAAAACGTTGAAATAGCGGTGCAAACCGAAAAAGGCACGATCATCGAGTCTTTTGTGATTTCAGAGAGCGAGATAGTGCTAAAGGAGGATGAGCAATACCAGCTCAGCGCCCGGGGCACGGATAAAAACGGCAATAGCCGGGACATTACCGACGAGCTTACCTGGACTTCCAGCAATGAAGCGGTTGCCAAAGTCAGCAGCAAAGGTCAGGTGACCGGGGTAAGTTACTCAAGCGAAACCGTGACCATTACCGCTACCACCAATACCGGCGCAGCGGCAGAAGTTGCTGTGCTGGTGCAGGATTTAACGGTAGAGTCTATTGCCGTTAAGCAAAAATCTCCCGAAAGCGGCAATGTCTTGACCTGTATCGATGCCAGTTTTGCAATTGATGCCACCTATACCAATGGTACGACTTTTGAGAGAACGAGCAATATCACCTGGTCGGTAGATAATACGACCACAGCTACAATTGATACAGACGGTACTTTGCATACCTCTAGCGACAGCTTAGAGCAGACCACCATCAGTGCTACTTATGAAGGAAAAAGTGCAAACCTGACTGTGTCTGCCGATCCCGTTCAGCTCAACAGCCTGGATATCCGTACTCAGGCTGATGAAGCCACTACCGCTATCAGCCTGGCTGTCGGCGAAAGGGTGCAGTTGCAGTCCCGGGCCAAGCTTGCCGGAGACAGCACCGAATATAATGCCGATGCGAATATCAACTGGCAGTTAACCGACAGTGCCTTGGCGGGTATTACCAATTCGGGCGGCAACAATGGTCAGCTGCTGGCATTGAAACCCGGCACTACAGCGCTTACTGCTAGCTGCGGCGGAAAAACCTCCAGTGCGACCATTACCGTTACCGGTGATGCGGCTTTGGAGAGTTTAACCTTGAATCAGGGCGATACCGCCATAGGAGATGACGTTGAATCCATCAGCATCAAT
This genomic window from Thalassomonas viridans contains:
- a CDS encoding outer membrane beta-barrel protein; translated protein: MKKSIPLLLLLSSAFPCFADSNRIGSSWTDFRLGDSSFVGVDYMFSGVKVSGEDPKPKLAGLKAGISIYEQISLEANYLQGTSTGDVAGLEFDVEDSKGLYLLFKSGNDTSFGVDITLGYASTKLTVTGEESSFNSSEEYNGFSWGISFYDSFPSFENLQMKIGYKSLYDDENIKIDGFTLGFNYYF
- a CDS encoding Ig-like domain-containing protein, producing the protein MNSGKNSAWPKAKKLALILPGLLLAGCNSGSSESEELAKNVEIAVQTEKGTIIESFVISESEIVLKEDEQYQLSARGTDKNGNSRDITDELTWTSSNEAVAKVSSKGQVTGVSYSSETVTITATTNTGAAAEVAVLVQDLTVESIAVKQKSPESGNVLTCIDASFAIDATYTNGTTFERTSNITWSVDNTTTATIDTDGTLHTSSDSLEQTTISATYEGKSANLTVSADPVQLNSLDIRTQADEATTAISLAVGERVQLQSRAKLAGDSTEYNADANINWQLTDSALAGITNSGGNNGQLLALKPGTTALTASCGGKTSSATITVTGDAALESLTLNQGDTAIGDDVESISINTGESVELSLDANFTGNDTGVNVTEFVTWSVNGSSLVTTEITSAGTENARYKLTGKSTTGEVVITAVYDGSSKTIKLLIE